CAACTCTTTGTACGTAAAACATCCGGCGTTATTTTGACACCAGCTGGAAGATATTTGTTTGAAAAATGGAAAGAAATCATTATCGAGTTTTCAGGGTCAATAGAAAAAGCGCTTGAAATCCAGACCGATATGATGTATTCCTTAAGAATTGGCCTGATGTTTACGCTTCAGTATGAAGAGATATACTTTGCGATAGAAAATTTTAAAGCCGATTACAGACAAGTTCCGCTGCATTTTTCAAAAATGGATTCAGGCTCTCTGATTAGAAAATTCAACAATGACAAGTTAGATGCAATCTTCACCAGTGAAAAGGATCTTGAAAATATCGACGGACAAGATGTGAAGTGGAAGACAATCAAGGATGGAACCTTTTGTATATACGTCCCCAAGAGTAATCCTCTCAGTCAAAGGGAGACAGAGAGAATCTCATTTTTCGACTTAAAAAAAGAAAGGTTTATAATTGCGGATGATTTAGCATCGCCAAATGACGCCAACAGACTATGTGAAATTTGCAAGCAGTTTGGATTTACCCCCAAAATAGAAACTTATGCAGATAGTGCAGCTTCAGTTCTGGTGCAAATGCAGTTTGGCGAAAGTATAATTATAGCTCCTGATTATCTGGATGTTGATATAAAATCAGGAATAAAAAAATACATTTTGGTTGAACTGGAGTATGAAAAATGTCGGAAATTAGTCATTTGGCATGAACGCCCTGATAAAAATCCCTATATCCGAACATTTGTTGAATATATTCTTGATAAAAAATAATTTTTCTTAAGGGCTTTCGTTTTACGAAAAGCCCTTTTCTTTATTTACAATTGTGCCCCGTAATTGACGCACGTATAATTTACACCATACCATGTTAATTAACACGGTAAATAAAGCAAGGATTGTGAAAAAATGAATAATGAACAAGCAAATGCTGCTACTGATCCCCAAGCGATGCCGATGGATCCCAACTACATCATTCCACCGTTTTTAGTGTATCAATTTGAGAAAGATATTACCGATAGGGAAAATATGGAGCTTTTTTATAATCATAAGGTTCCACACTGGGTGCCTAATTATTATGCCGATTTTAATTTTAGAGGCCCACTCAAACTTGACTACGATCGTCCAGGAGGCGGAATCGGGACATCCGGGTTCGACTGGTTTGGTCAGGAATGGGTCTTCGTTCCTGAAGCAGGCGCTCCGATGGTAAAACCAGGTGCTCCGTTTATCACTGATATTACAAAATGGGAGACACAAATAAAGTTCCCTGATCTTGACGCCATTGATTGGGAAAAAGATGCCGCTGGTTATAAGCAGTTTGATAACAAAGACAGGATGAATGCGTGTATTGCCGTCCAAGGTCCATTTGAGAGGCTTCACGATATGTTAGGTTTCGAAGAAACGCTGATCGCTTTTCTCGAAGAGCCGGAGGCTGTTTCGGATTTTATCAGTGCAATGGCAGATTTTAAAATAAAATATTTTAAAATCCTCAGGGATTATTATGATGTTGACGTAGTTTGTGCTCACGATGATTTGGCTTCGGCGGCAAACGGCTTTTTCTCTGTTGAAATATTCAACAAAATACTAAAACCACATTACAAACGTATGGTTGATGCGGTGCATGACCTCGGTATGTACTATCAATTCCACTCCTGCGGAAAGGCGCAAATGTATGTGCCGGAATTTGTCGATATTGGCGTGGATTGTTGGGAGTCTGCTCAGGTTATGAACGATCTTATGAAGATTAAGAAGGAATACGGAGACAAACTTCTTATTGCCGGTGGTATGGATTCGCAGGGCGTTATTGATGTTGTCGGCATTTCAGAAGAAGCGATTCGCCAGCATGTCAGAGCGCAGATTGATCTACTTGCCCCTGGTGGCGGTTTTATGCCAACCGGTTTTTTTACAACGGGTGGCATGGTAACGATGGTGGATGAAATTGCCCGTTATGGAAGTGCTTTTTATAGAAAGTAGTATAATGATGAAGGAAAACTTAAATGACGCTAACAGAACATAAATCGGGGGAAAGAGAGTGAACGAATTTATTTCTCTAAAAATAGACAACAAAAGTGTTCGCTGTAAAAAGGGAAGTTCGATCTTGGACGCTGCGCTAATGGCGGGGATTTACATACCGCACCTATGTCACCATCCGAATCTTCCTGACCATGAAGCGTGCAAACTCTGTGTTGTTGAAATGCTGGGGCAAGGAACAATCGTTGCTTCATGTTCGACGGAGGCAAAAGATGGGATGGCGCTGGTTACGAATAGTCCTGTTGTTCAAAAGATTCGCAATTTATCGATTGAATTGATTTTTTCGGAGCACCCGGCAGACTGTACATCCTGTCCCAAATACCTAAAAATGTGAATTGCAATCGGTTGCACAGTATATGGGACTTCGTGGCGGAAGAATGAAAACAGTTGGTAAAAACATTTCGTCGGATACTCGCAATCCGCTGTTCGTTAGGGACATGAATCGATGTATTCAGTGCGGACGATGCGTTCGGGCATGTGAAGAAGTGCGCGGGGTAAAAGTGCTTGATTACTGTCATACAGAAGCTGGTAGCAGTATCGGAATTCCCGATAACAAGCTTATGGGAGAGGCCGGTTGCCGCTTTTGCGGGGCGTGTGTTGAGGTGTGCCCGACAGGTTCACTGAGAGACAAGGAAGGAATAATTAACGACACAGTTCCTTATGAGCAGGCGCTTGTCCCGTGCCAGCTGAAATGTCCGGCACATATCGATATTCCCAGGTATATTCGCAAGCTTGCAAAAGGCAAAATAGAAGATGCCGTTGCGGTGATCCGTGAAAAAGTACCGTTCCCTGAAACTTTGGGCCTCATATGCAATCATAGCTGCGAGGATGTCTGTCGAAGAGGAATGGTTAATCAACCCGTTTCGATCTGCAGTCTTAAAAGATACGCCGCAAATTCTGATAGCGGAAGCTGGAAGAAGCACAGAATTGTAAAACCGCAGACTGGAAAACGTGTTGCTGTTATCGGTGCTGGTCCGGCCGGGTTGACCACAGCATATTATCTGTGCAAGCAGGGCCATCAAGTCGTTGTTTTTGAACGGAAAGATATTGCCGGAGGGATGTTGCAGTTTGGGATTCCCCAATATCGGCTTTCCGAAGATATTGTCCAACGTGAAATCAGGGATATTCTTGATATCGGGATCGAGATTAAATGTAATACAAACATAACAAACCCTAAGCTGCTACTGGCAAAGGGATTTGACGCAGTAATAGCGGCGACAGGAGCGCAATGCGGTTCCGTTTTGCCGATACCAGGTTACACATCGGAAGGTGTTTTAACTGCGATTGGTATTCTCGAAGCGACGGCTAAAAAAGAGAATATTAAAATTGGTAAAAGAGTGTTCATAATTGGCGGCGGAAATGTAGCCTTTGATTGTGCCAGAACACTAAAAAGACTAGGTTGTGAAAGTATCGATTTGGCTTGTCTGGAAAGCAGGGAGTGTATGCAAGCTTCTGCGGAAGAGATTGAAGAAGCCTTTGAGGAAGGAATTCGTGTTCATCCGTGTAAAACGTTTATTCGGATTGTTACGGACGGAAAACGCGTTACCGGGGTGGAGACCGCTAATGTCGATTCTTTCACCTTTGATGAAAACAATAAATTGCAGCTGAAAATTGCAGCTGGGGAAAACCACATATACGATTGCGATATGGTTATCTTTGCAGTCGGGCAGAAATCCGAAACATTTGATGATTTCTGTGGTTTTGCAGTAGGAAAAGCTAACACGTTGGTCACCGAAGCGAATTCATGTCAGGTTTTAGGTTCGGAGGCAATATTTGCAGCCGGAGATATTACAACCGGGACGAAATTCGTAATCAGTGCGATTGCCGCTGGGAGAGACGCTGCAATTGAAGTCGATCAGTTTCTGGGTGGGCAAGGCGATATTGATGAAATGCTTTTAGATCGTGATGAACAAGAACATTTTATCGGTAGAATAGCGGGTTTCGATAAGCTCGAAAGGGCATCCGAGGAATTGCTTCCGGTAGCTGAAAGAATCTCTGGTTTCAAACAGACCACAAAAGCATATCCCGATAAAACGGCAACAGCAGAAGCGGTAAGATGTCTGCAGTGTGATTTGAGAAGAGACCTTGAAAAGGTTAAATTCTGGAATTCATACGACGCAGTACCGTCAGAAGAATGATGAGGATATGATAATGAAACATGAATTAAATATCAACAATGCGGCAACGCGTGTTGTCACGAAGAAATGGGGGCGGATGTCTGGTAATAATATTGCCGAATATATCAATCTTGGAGGCTTTTCCGGTCTTGAAAAAGTTCTAAAGTTAAAACCAGAAGATGTCATTAAGCGGATTGAGGTTTCCGGGCTCCGCGGAAAAGGTGGAGCCGGTTATCCGGCGGGACTCAAATGGAGATGTTGTGCAGGTCAAACTGGTGAGAAATATATTGTCTCCAATTTCTCAAATTGTGATAATACCAATATGATTGTCAACGCAATGATACATAACGATGTTTATTCTGCGATTGAAGGAATTATGATTGCAGGATATGCCATCGGCGCAGATTCGGGGATTATATTTCTTCGGAATACGCAAGCGGTTGAGTACAACATCATCAGGGCAGCACTAGAGCAGATGCGATCCAGCAAGATCCTCGGGAAAGGGATTTTAAAATCTGATTTCCAGTTTGATATTCAAGTTGTTATGGGGAAAAATAATGCAGAAAAAGGACAGGAAATCATAATCTTGCGTTCGTTGGAAGGATTGTCACCGGTAACAGTATGTAATCGGCCCCATTCAGCCGAGGCTGGATTGAACGGAAAGCCGACGCTTTACCATTCCATGGAAACTTTGGCTTCGGTTCCGGCCATACTGGAAGAAGGGTATATCGAGACAAAAATCGTACAACTGATTGATACTGAAAACGATATTACGCTTATTACAGAAGTGGCCATTGGATCAAGTATTGGTGATGTTTTGGAGCGGGAAGGAATACCCACGGAGGGTATCAAGGCTTTTTCCTTCGGTGAGAGCATGGGAGCAATATTTCCTCCAGATCGTTTAGGTATTTTGCTCGATTTTGACGGGATCAATAATGCCGGCGGTGCATTTGGTAACGCAGTAATTAGAATTTTGCGAGAAAAAGAATGTCTGGTTGACAGAGTCATGCGTTGTTATGAGGTCTCATCGGTAGAGTGCTGCGGTAGATGTGTGTTCGGCAGGATGGGCACCGCACAAATATATGAAACGCTTAAGGATATTACGAAAAAGCGTGGAAAGGCCGATGATCTTGATTGTATGAGAGAAATTGCAGAGGCGATGCTTCTAGTGTCCAGCTGTAATCAGGGCAAATGCGCGGCGCAAATGATTCTCTCAGCGCTTGATTTTTTCCAGAACGAATTTGATATGCACATACGACGGAAAACTTGTGAAGCGCAAGTCTGTAAGGGGTATCTATCCTATTACATTTCGCCAGAGGCATGCGACGGTTGCGGTAAATGTCTGTCTGTATGTCAGCGTGATGCAATTGAGGGTGAAGATGATTACATTCATGTCTTGGTGCACGATATGTGCGACAGTTGCGCTGATTGCGTATCAATCTGTCCAAACAAAGCAATACGAATTGTAGGAGAAAGTACACCGAAGATTCCGGATAGTCCAATTCCCGTCGGATCGTGGAAACAGTCAAGACGTAGAAGGTAAAAAAAGGGACCGCGAAATAATTGATTAATTAAAAATTTAATGAACCTGTGTTCTGGAGAGAAGTTATATTTTCACGAAAAAAATAGTGAAATATACATGTAATGGCGTTTTCTAAACGCAAAAAAAACATTGGAGGTATAAAATACATGAAACATAACGAAGCAGATATCCTTATCGTGGCGGCTGGTCCAGCCGGACTTGCCGCAGCAGTCAGTGCCGCATCAGCGGGTGCCAAAGTTAAGGTTTTCGAAAAAATGAAAACAACTGGAGGGACCGCGAATATGGCAATGGGTCCGTTTGGCGTCGAAAGTAGGGTTCAGAAAAATCAAATTGAGCCATTAACAAAGAAAAAGGTTTTCGATATCTTTATGGATTACAGCCACTGGCACACAGACAGCCGGCTAGTGAAAGCGTATGTTGATAAATCCGGCGACACGATTAATTGGTTGGAAGACCTGGGTGTCGAGTGGTACGGTGCAGTTCGACATTTTCCCGATTCGGAAGCAACATGGCATTTGCCCAAGCTCAGTAATGGCTCTTTCGGGCACGGAAGCGGAGCTGTTATTATGAAAGCCTTAAAAGACAAGGCAGATGAATTGGGTGTTGAGTTTTTTTTAGAAACGCCTGTTAAGAAACTTATAACCGAAGACGGTGCTGTTGTAGGACTCCAGGCGGTGACTGCTGATGGCGAAGAGATTGAAGAAAGAGGCAAGGCGGTCATAATCGCTACTGGTGGGTTTGGTAGTAATCCACAGATGGTACTTGAAGAAACGGGATATAAACTCTTTGAGACTCTTTACTCTTTTATGATTCCCGGCATCGACGGAGATGGGATTAGAATGGCTCGAGAAATTGGTGCTGCGAAGGACAATGTCAACATGGAGATGTGTTTCGCATTTACGAAAGTAATGGAATATGAAACGATTGATGCTGTTTGTCGTCAGCCAAATCTACTCGTCAATCTCGACGGCAATCGATTCTTTAATGAATACCAACTCTGTAACACAACCTACGCCGGAAATGCGATTACCCGTCAGAGAGGGTCCGCTGCTTATGTAATTTTTGATGAATCGTCAAAACGATATTATGAAAAACATGGTTATGACTTTAGAGCTTTGGATGTTACACCCGCTAACATGGACAATTTTGATGCGGAAGTCGAACGTTATACCGAAGAAATAAATGGCAACGATTTTATTGTAGTGGATTCCATCGAGGAGTTGGCCGAAAAAACTGGTATCGATTATGAAAATCTTTGCGATACGATTGAGGAGTACAATAAATATTGTGACAGTTATGACAAGCTTTACCATAAGGATCCGAAGTACATGCGCCCGATTCGGAAAGGAAAAATATATGCCGGGAAAATAATTCCGATTGCGTTCGGTTCTCTTGGGGGGATTAAGATCAACGAGTATTGTGAGGCGGTCAATGCTAATGAGGACATTATGCCGGGACTTTACGCGGCCGGTTCTGATGCGAATTCACTGCACCGGGATAGTTATGCGTTTGTTCTACCGGGAAACTCCATGGGCTTCGCCATTAACTCGGGTCGAATTGCGGGCGAAAGTGCGGCTGACTATGTCGAATATTTGAAGGAACAATAGAATGTAGCTCTTTGACAGTAAAAAGACAGAAAACTCTTATTTTAGTGAAATATAAGGCAAACGGGATCAAAGTTATATTTCTCGTCATTAATGATGCCATGATGGGTGAAGACGAATACTGCATGGAATATATTGGCGCCTTTAGAGAAGGTGTTTTTAGAAATTGTTGGCTTTCAAAAAAATACATAGCTCACGAAGTTAAATCAAAAAAGGAGAAAGTTATGTCAAAAATTGCAGAAGTAAAAGTTTTGGTGGAAACAGGGAAATCGAAAAAAGTAGGCGCCGCTGTACAGGAAGCACTGGATGCAGGTGTTGCCGCACAGGAAATTCTTAACGGTATGATTGACTCAATGGGTGTCGTTGGTGAAAAGTTCTCAGCTGGAGAAATCTTTGTACCGGAAATGCTGATTGCTGCCAAAAGTATGGCAAAAGGGGTAGCGGTTTTAAAACCGCTGATGGCTGGCGATAGCTCGACCTCGCTGGGAACATGTATCATTGGAACGGTAGCTGGAGATCTTCATGATATCGGAAAGAATCTGGTTTCAATGATGATTGAAAGTGTCGGATTTACGATGGTGGATCTGGGCGTGGATGTTCCTGATGAACGGTTTGTGGAAGCCATTAAAGAAAATGACAATGTCACCCTTGTTGCCTGTTCAGGACTGTTGACCACAACGATGCCGTCTTTAAAAAGTGCCGTTGAAACTATTAAAGCCAGTGGTTTGACCGACTTTAAGATAATTGTTGGCGGTGCTCCGGTAACATCGGAATTTGCTGCTGAAATAGGTGCCGATGGCTATGCGAAAGATGCCGGTAGTGCGGCAGTCAAAGCGAAAGAATTGGTTGGATAAGAATTCAATACATCTTAGAAAGGAAAAAAAGATGAAAGCAGGAGTTAAAGCCGGATTACTTGGCGGAATTATGGGGTTTCTAGGTAGTTTTTTAATAAACTGGCTTCTAATGCCCATTCCGGAAACAGTTTTGGCAAACAGTATTGGTAATGGCGTCACCGGACTGGTGAGTGGTTTCTTGGGTGGTTTTATAGGTCTATACGTATATTTGAAAAAAGTTTCTGAGTGAAAACGAAAATAAAGTGAGGTCAAAAAAGCTTACTTAACTTGAACCTGTAAAGCTAAGGAAATTGAATAAAAAACGTGTGCCCATTGATAATTCCGTTGTAAAGCGATACTGTCAATGGGTTATATCTATGAAAGGTTACAAAATGAAAATAAAGAAAGAAGAGAATAGATAAGCCGCCCCAAAAAATTCAAAAAAAGTTTATGATGTTATTACGCTGTTTACTTCAAATATGGATCAGATTATTAATGATAAATTCAACTTTACAGCGGTCTAATAGCTGCCGAGTTACATCATATTGTTTATGCGCATGACTAACCATTTCGTCACTGAGGATTTCCAGCACAATGGCTACTTTCTCATCTGGGGTCTTGTTCGTCGTTTTTTATTCATGGGTATAGTATACCTATGAATTGCAATTTGGGATGGTTTTTTATGAGATCACTCCAGTTCATAAGTGCTCGTTGCCTTTATGCCGTTTAACATGAAATTACTAATCATTTTTTTTGCAAATGCACGCCATTCTTCTTTTGAATTATAAACTTTCTGAGGTTTGACAAAGGCTGGGTGTTCAGCAAAAGAAATAATGCCGCCATTGATTATTCGGCAGAGCATCATTGCCGATTCAAAATCCAAATTATCGATGTAAATCATCATGAGTTTTGCAAGCATTAATTCTGCTTTGTTATAGACAACCTGAGAAATAGGACCAAGGGAACCTGGGAAGGAAAAGGGTTCCCAGTATAATAGTTTCATAATATCAGGAGTTGGCAAATCAATGGATGCATGCATTTGTAGTTCGATAAGTTTACAGATTTTGTCCAATACATTATCTTTGTTTTGGCTGTCGGCACTGTTAATAAAATCTTGCAATTCGTTATAAAGTGGATCATAAAATAAAGAAACCTGCATGGCGGCATAATCTAAAACACTGTGATAGAAGGTTTCCTTATTTCCAAAATGAAAATGTATCGTTGCCAGATTAACATCGGCAGAAGATGCAAGCATCCGTGTCGTAGTTCCATGATAACCATATATTGCGAAGACTGACATCCCGGTCTGCAATAATTTTTCCTTCGTTGATATGTCTTCAATTATATCGTTAGTGCTCATCGTGACTCCTTGAACTTTAAGTAATTATTTAGTAACCGGATAAGTATAGCATACCGAAATCAATTTAGTAAAGGAATGGAAAGTATGCGGTGTTAATTTTAGGCCCAAACAGCACTTTCGTCTTTCCAGGCGGATAAGTTTTTTATTTTTACTATAAAATATTCTTAATTAGTGTTTTTTGTTTGTAAATTTCTTTGGTAATTGATACGAATCCTTTTATCTCAGAACGGGGATTATTTTTATGCCAGGCTATTCCATATGAAATCGAAGCGTCTATTTCCATGGGTATAATTGCAAGCTCTGAATCCTCTGGGCAGACAAAGTCAGGCATGACGGCAATCCCTAGATGTCCTTTAATCATGGTATAACTGATGAGAGGATGATCAACAAAATAAACGGGGGAAGTCGGACATTTTAGCTGAATATCTTTTTGAATCCGGGCCATTTCAGCCGGACATTTCATGGGATCCAGGAGAATCAGAGAATAATCTTTCAGATCATCAATTTTAATAATGGATTTGCTAGCTAAGGGATGGTCCTTCAGTGAAACACAGACGAAATGCCCAGTAAAGAGCTCTGCATAAAGTGCGTCTGGATGATCATCAATACTTTCTTTTACTGCAAAAATCAAATCAAAATTATGATTGGTAAACAGATTTCTTTTCTCTTTATAATCAGCTATTTTTAAGTAGATATGTACATGTGAAAACTTATCTTTAAAGGTCCTTAGAATGGCAGGAAGAAGTTTCACTTCGACATTTCCCTCATATCCAATGGATATATTTGATTCAAATGTGTATGCGAATTGCTTCGCTTTGGCAATCGCAATGTTTGTTTTGGTGAGGACCTCTTTCATGTCATTATAAAAAGAAATACCAGCCGGAGTCAGTTCTACTTTTCGCTTGGTACGGACGAATAATTTTAATCCAAGTTCATCTTCCAGGGTATTTATCTGATGGGTAACCGTGGGTTGCGTGATAAACAAAAATTCAGCGGTTCTGGAAAAGTTAAGCGTTTCAGCCAGATGAACAAAACATTCAATTTGTTTAACATGCATGGGACAGGACCTCCTGAATTAATAAGTGTTTTCTATTAATGATAACATATTTCAATTTCAGTTCCAATCAGAAACATGTTATTATGAAAATAAGTATTGATTATGTAAATGATTCGCGTTGATAAGGTAACCGATTTCATGATTTAGTTAATACATTTTAGTAAAAAGAACGGAGAAAAATATGCGCTATATTGTTACAGGAGCAGACGGACAATTAGGTGGGCGAGTAGCTACCAATATGTTAAAGGAAGTATCGGGGGATCAATTAATTTTTACATGCCCGGATCTAAATCGTTTACGACCAGAAAGAACAAAAGTCTGGGAACAACAAGGAGTTACAATAAAAGAGGCAAATTATGATAACAAGGCCCAAATGATTGAAGCTTTTAAAGGCGGAGACCGAATTTACATTGTGTCTGGAGTCATCATCGGACCAGAACGGGTACAACAACATAAAAATGTAATCGATGCGGCGATTGCAGCGGGAGTTAAACATATCACTTATACCTCCTTCTTTGGTGCGAATCGCCCAGAATACAAACAGTATGTATTGCCGGATCACACCGCAACCGAAAAATATTTAATCAGCACTGGTGTCGATTATAACATTATGAGAAATAATCTTTATCTGGAAAACTATTTACTTAATTCTGTTATGATGGCGAACCTGGACAATAATCGTTGGGTCACTACTGCCGGTGATGGGAAGGCGACATTTATTGCCAAAGATGATAGTGGTCGGGTGGCTACAGCTTTACTGTTGGGCAAAGGTGAGAACAACAAAGGGTATGACGTAACGGGTCAATTGGTCAGTGAACATGAAATTTGCAATATGATCAACGAGATATCCGGTAAAAATTATGAATATATCACCATGAATGAAGAAGAATATTATGACTATTTAGATTCAATCTATATTCCTCGTACCTCCCACGGAAATTATTCCAAGTCACCGGTGCCTTGGTGTGCCAATGATATGGTGACCAATGAATCAGGAATTCGGGATGGTTTAATGGCTTTGGAGACAGATACGGTTGAAACCCTCACTGGGTATAAGCCAATGAATCCGAAAGAATTATTAGAAAAATATTCTTTCGTGTGGAAAGAAAATATAACGACCTATTGGGATTTAGGCAAAGTTCAATAAGTGAATGCTAAATAATGCTACGTGAGCACAGAAAATTTTAGCTAAAAAAAATACAGATCTAGTTGTTAAAACAAGGTCTGTATTTTTTTATGAGAAATTTTTAGAATGATGCTACAAATACCGCTGTTTTTCAGTTGAATAATTAGCGATCGCATTAAGAATAAAATCCCTGGTGCTATCCTTGATAAACGATTTAGAAAAAGCGTGGGAAACCGGAGACGTGGATAAAAAAGTAGCATGGTCACCATAGGAAACCAGGGCACCATTGATTAATCGCGACAGGACGATAGCTTTTTCAATGGGTAGGGTGCCATAGTAATGGGTCAATAAAAAAGTCAGGCTATTTTCAGCCTTTTCAAAAATGAGTTGGGTTAGCGGCAGTTCATCGAAGTCGTAAAGTTGTTCCCTTGAAAGGAGTAAAAAAATGCCAGACTCAGTTTCGTCAAAGGCAATATCCAATTGCAAATCAACAAATTCGCAAATTACTTGCCAAATCAAATCTTTGGCAAGTACCGGTTCTGATTTTAAATCATCTATTTTTTGCGTGAAATTAGAATATCTAGATTTGATTTGATTTTCAACATGGGCAATCACACTTTTATAAAAGTTCTCCTTATTTTTAAAATGAAAGTGCATGGTTGCAATATTCATATTTGTAAATTCGGCAATCATCCTGGTGGAAGTGCCCTTATAGCCATATCGTGCAAAAAGATAAACGCCTGCAGCCAATAGCTTTTCTCGAGATGTTTGTTCTTTGTTAAGTTCACAAGGTATCATAGAAAAATCCTTAAAATAATATATTTTTTTTAATTGTATCATTTCTTAAAAAAAAGTACTATATCTTATTTAAATAAACATTGATTAGGAATAACTTTTAAATAGGGCTTGACAAAAATTAATCAAATGATTAAAATTTATTTAATCAAACGATTGATTAAATTAGTAAATGGAGGAACTGAATGGATACCAAAGATGTAACAATTAATGCAAACGATTTTGAGTACTCTTTTTCTGTTGGCACAAAATTTGGGCAGTTATCAGCAAGTGAGACATTAGCTGAAACGTTGAGAAACAGATTGGGACTGACAGGTTCAAAGGAAGCTTGCAACGAAGGTGCTTGTGGCTGTTGCACGGTGATTATTAACGGAAACGCGGTGACCTCATGTATGACATTAACGGTGGACTGTGATGAAAAAAACATTACCACCATAGAAGGGCTGGCTAATCCGGAAACTGGAGAACTAGATCCTTTACAACAGGCTTTTCTTGATCGTTATGCATTTCAATGCGGGTACTGTACCCCAGGTATAATAATGGCTTCCAAAGCATTATTGGACAAAAATCCAACACCAACAGATACTGAAATTAAAGAAGCACTTTCTGGTAATTTCTGCCGATGCATCAGCCAATATCATGTTATCGAAGCAGTCTCTGATATTGCGAAAGGGGTACAAAAATAATGGATCCAAAAGATTACAAATATATTGGAAAAAACGTCCAACGTAAAGATGCGAAAGATATTGTCACAGGTAAAGCTGTATTTTTAGATGATTTTACATTACCTAAA
This is a stretch of genomic DNA from Acetobacterium woodii DSM 1030. It encodes these proteins:
- a CDS encoding LysR family transcriptional regulator; amino-acid sequence: MKPLDFTSINMQKMLIFITAAEKHSFNSAALQLNTSVSTVSKTISALEYEFGIQLFVRKTSGVILTPAGRYLFEKWKEIIIEFSGSIEKALEIQTDMMYSLRIGLMFTLQYEEIYFAIENFKADYRQVPLHFSKMDSGSLIRKFNNDKLDAIFTSEKDLENIDGQDVKWKTIKDGTFCIYVPKSNPLSQRETERISFFDLKKERFIIADDLASPNDANRLCEICKQFGFTPKIETYADSAASVLVQMQFGESIIIAPDYLDVDIKSGIKKYILVELEYEKCRKLVIWHERPDKNPYIRTFVEYILDKK
- a CDS encoding uroporphyrinogen decarboxylase family protein; amino-acid sequence: MNNEQANAATDPQAMPMDPNYIIPPFLVYQFEKDITDRENMELFYNHKVPHWVPNYYADFNFRGPLKLDYDRPGGGIGTSGFDWFGQEWVFVPEAGAPMVKPGAPFITDITKWETQIKFPDLDAIDWEKDAAGYKQFDNKDRMNACIAVQGPFERLHDMLGFEETLIAFLEEPEAVSDFISAMADFKIKYFKILRDYYDVDVVCAHDDLASAANGFFSVEIFNKILKPHYKRMVDAVHDLGMYYQFHSCGKAQMYVPEFVDIGVDCWESAQVMNDLMKIKKEYGDKLLIAGGMDSQGVIDVVGISEEAIRQHVRAQIDLLAPGGGFMPTGFFTTGGMVTMVDEIARYGSAFYRK
- a CDS encoding 2Fe-2S iron-sulfur cluster-binding protein; its protein translation is MNEFISLKIDNKSVRCKKGSSILDAALMAGIYIPHLCHHPNLPDHEACKLCVVEMLGQGTIVASCSTEAKDGMALVTNSPVVQKIRNLSIELIFSEHPADCTSCPKYLKM
- a CDS encoding FAD-dependent oxidoreductase, which encodes MKTVGKNISSDTRNPLFVRDMNRCIQCGRCVRACEEVRGVKVLDYCHTEAGSSIGIPDNKLMGEAGCRFCGACVEVCPTGSLRDKEGIINDTVPYEQALVPCQLKCPAHIDIPRYIRKLAKGKIEDAVAVIREKVPFPETLGLICNHSCEDVCRRGMVNQPVSICSLKRYAANSDSGSWKKHRIVKPQTGKRVAVIGAGPAGLTTAYYLCKQGHQVVVFERKDIAGGMLQFGIPQYRLSEDIVQREIRDILDIGIEIKCNTNITNPKLLLAKGFDAVIAATGAQCGSVLPIPGYTSEGVLTAIGILEATAKKENIKIGKRVFIIGGGNVAFDCARTLKRLGCESIDLACLESRECMQASAEEIEEAFEEGIRVHPCKTFIRIVTDGKRVTGVETANVDSFTFDENNKLQLKIAAGENHIYDCDMVIFAVGQKSETFDDFCGFAVGKANTLVTEANSCQVLGSEAIFAAGDITTGTKFVISAIAAGRDAAIEVDQFLGGQGDIDEMLLDRDEQEHFIGRIAGFDKLERASEELLPVAERISGFKQTTKAYPDKTATAEAVRCLQCDLRRDLEKVKFWNSYDAVPSEE
- a CDS encoding NADH-ubiquinone oxidoreductase-F iron-sulfur binding region domain-containing protein gives rise to the protein MKHELNINNAATRVVTKKWGRMSGNNIAEYINLGGFSGLEKVLKLKPEDVIKRIEVSGLRGKGGAGYPAGLKWRCCAGQTGEKYIVSNFSNCDNTNMIVNAMIHNDVYSAIEGIMIAGYAIGADSGIIFLRNTQAVEYNIIRAALEQMRSSKILGKGILKSDFQFDIQVVMGKNNAEKGQEIIILRSLEGLSPVTVCNRPHSAEAGLNGKPTLYHSMETLASVPAILEEGYIETKIVQLIDTENDITLITEVAIGSSIGDVLEREGIPTEGIKAFSFGESMGAIFPPDRLGILLDFDGINNAGGAFGNAVIRILREKECLVDRVMRCYEVSSVECCGRCVFGRMGTAQIYETLKDITKKRGKADDLDCMREIAEAMLLVSSCNQGKCAAQMILSALDFFQNEFDMHIRRKTCEAQVCKGYLSYYISPEACDGCGKCLSVCQRDAIEGEDDYIHVLVHDMCDSCADCVSICPNKAIRIVGESTPKIPDSPIPVGSWKQSRRRR
- a CDS encoding FAD-dependent oxidoreductase, whose amino-acid sequence is MKHNEADILIVAAGPAGLAAAVSAASAGAKVKVFEKMKTTGGTANMAMGPFGVESRVQKNQIEPLTKKKVFDIFMDYSHWHTDSRLVKAYVDKSGDTINWLEDLGVEWYGAVRHFPDSEATWHLPKLSNGSFGHGSGAVIMKALKDKADELGVEFFLETPVKKLITEDGAVVGLQAVTADGEEIEERGKAVIIATGGFGSNPQMVLEETGYKLFETLYSFMIPGIDGDGIRMAREIGAAKDNVNMEMCFAFTKVMEYETIDAVCRQPNLLVNLDGNRFFNEYQLCNTTYAGNAITRQRGSAAYVIFDESSKRYYEKHGYDFRALDVTPANMDNFDAEVERYTEEINGNDFIVVDSIEELAEKTGIDYENLCDTIEEYNKYCDSYDKLYHKDPKYMRPIRKGKIYAGKIIPIAFGSLGGIKINEYCEAVNANEDIMPGLYAAGSDANSLHRDSYAFVLPGNSMGFAINSGRIAGESAADYVEYLKEQ